The Agromyces atrinae genome window below encodes:
- a CDS encoding glycoside hydrolase family 6 protein: MPGRSPSRQRDRALPIVIISAAAFLLLVGGLIAVIVVASTPSAAQSELDRPFYVWPDSAAVDAAAAAEPDSPEFAAATYLAERPASIWLLPEEHGLGDVGPFVASIVDQTSVDGTLPSFVVYGITDRDCGNFSSGGLPPAEYETWVDEIALALGTAPAIVILEPDALGLAPECGDTDARVAEVKRAATALSETSALVYLDGGHSSWLPATEMAELLKDAGVDQTRGFATNVSNYNALADEREYAHELSDLLGGVHAVIDTSRNGNGSNGEWCNPSGRTVGDEPTAIDDEVVDALLWIKTAGESDGECNGGPVAGVWWPERAVELTRDAVGSAE, from the coding sequence ATGCCAGGACGATCCCCCAGCCGACAGCGCGATCGGGCTCTGCCCATCGTGATCATCTCGGCAGCAGCATTCCTCCTGCTCGTCGGCGGACTCATCGCGGTCATCGTCGTCGCGTCGACTCCGTCGGCCGCGCAGTCCGAGCTCGATCGCCCCTTCTACGTCTGGCCCGACTCCGCCGCCGTCGATGCGGCCGCGGCAGCGGAGCCCGACTCCCCCGAGTTCGCGGCGGCGACCTACCTCGCCGAACGCCCCGCATCGATCTGGCTCCTCCCCGAGGAGCACGGCCTCGGCGATGTCGGCCCCTTCGTGGCGTCGATCGTCGACCAGACGAGCGTCGACGGCACGCTTCCGAGCTTCGTGGTCTACGGCATCACCGACCGCGACTGCGGCAACTTCTCGTCGGGCGGGCTGCCGCCTGCCGAGTATGAGACGTGGGTCGACGAGATCGCCCTCGCCCTCGGGACGGCGCCCGCCATCGTCATCCTCGAGCCCGACGCTCTCGGACTCGCGCCGGAATGCGGCGACACGGACGCGCGCGTCGCGGAAGTGAAGCGCGCGGCGACAGCGCTCTCGGAGACATCCGCCCTCGTCTATCTCGACGGCGGGCACTCGTCGTGGCTGCCCGCGACCGAGATGGCGGAGCTGCTGAAGGATGCCGGCGTCGACCAGACTCGCGGCTTCGCCACGAACGTCTCGAACTACAACGCCCTCGCCGACGAACGCGAGTACGCGCACGAGCTCAGCGACCTGCTCGGCGGCGTGCACGCCGTCATCGACACGTCGCGGAACGGCAACGGCTCGAACGGCGAATGGTGCAATCCCTCGGGGCGCACCGTGGGAGACGAGCCGACCGCGATCGACGACGAGGTCGTCGACGCGCTGCTGTGGATCAAGACAGCCGGAGAGAGCGACGGCGAGTGCAACGGCGGCCCGGTCGCTGGGGTATGGTGGCCGGAGCGGGCAGTCGAATTGACCCGCGATGCCGTGGGCAGCGCAGAGTAG
- a CDS encoding glycosyltransferase family 2 protein, whose protein sequence is MSENARQQNETASRGAAGNPYVRRAQLPGSDLAAEANEFISSVEALPTYRSTIGCIVPAYNEEESIGEVLESLVNQTRLPDVIHVIVNNTSDRTVEIAAEYAGVHTRETDGVEQFTEVFVHDIGKNPDKKVGALNYGFTLIDGLDYMLGVDGDTVADSRAIEFLEAEISSDTRIGGISAIYSIDDRPFSGIVAPFLIAGQRAQFAAFNMQNMLRGRNMAVLGGQYSIFAIKALRDAMRENHQSTPWVKDSEVEDSLLSLQIKSAGYLTKISARARADVGGMTTVRGLDAQQVKWNYGAIELMWPGQRGDTKGQPFHPNLRLRWWENFSMLLNAVTRVLFMVFLAASLSISAFVFSPLWLIPPFVAILLNLRIALSMKNRTAKDVLFAVLLFPAEIYMWIRIGHFFRAWSKFFSRKQVDNWAEQAKAERGSGNAHLAPILFAVAFIAALVALWLILPVMVQSTILWIGWPVVGAITILQTLTMFGSLVRRHHGYKV, encoded by the coding sequence ATGTCGGAGAACGCGCGTCAACAGAATGAGACCGCGTCGCGGGGCGCGGCGGGCAACCCGTACGTGCGGCGCGCGCAGCTCCCGGGCAGCGATCTGGCCGCCGAGGCGAACGAGTTCATCTCGAGCGTCGAGGCCCTTCCGACCTACCGATCGACGATCGGCTGCATCGTCCCCGCGTACAACGAGGAGGAGTCGATCGGCGAGGTCCTCGAGTCGCTCGTGAACCAGACCCGCCTCCCCGACGTCATCCACGTCATCGTCAACAACACGTCCGACCGCACGGTCGAGATTGCCGCCGAGTACGCCGGCGTGCACACGCGCGAGACCGACGGCGTCGAGCAGTTCACCGAGGTCTTCGTCCATGACATCGGCAAGAACCCCGACAAGAAGGTCGGCGCCCTCAACTACGGCTTCACGCTCATCGACGGACTCGACTACATGCTCGGTGTCGACGGCGACACCGTCGCCGACTCGCGGGCGATCGAGTTCCTCGAGGCGGAGATCAGCTCCGACACCCGCATCGGCGGCATCTCGGCGATCTACTCGATCGACGACCGCCCCTTCTCGGGCATCGTCGCGCCCTTCCTCATCGCCGGCCAGCGCGCCCAGTTCGCGGCCTTCAATATGCAGAACATGCTGCGCGGCCGCAACATGGCCGTGCTCGGCGGTCAGTACTCGATCTTCGCCATCAAGGCCCTGCGCGACGCCATGCGCGAGAACCACCAGTCGACGCCGTGGGTGAAGGACAGCGAGGTCGAGGACTCGCTCCTCTCCCTCCAGATCAAGAGCGCCGGCTACCTCACGAAGATCAGCGCGCGAGCGCGAGCGGATGTCGGTGGCATGACCACCGTCCGCGGCCTCGACGCACAGCAGGTGAAGTGGAACTACGGCGCGATCGAGCTCATGTGGCCGGGTCAGCGGGGCGACACGAAGGGTCAGCCGTTCCACCCGAACCTCCGCCTGCGCTGGTGGGAGAACTTCTCGATGCTCCTGAACGCCGTCACGCGCGTGCTGTTCATGGTCTTCCTCGCCGCATCGCTCTCGATCAGCGCCTTCGTCTTCAGCCCGCTCTGGCTCATCCCGCCGTTCGTCGCGATCCTCCTGAACCTCCGCATCGCGCTGTCGATGAAGAACCGCACCGCAAAGGACGTCTTGTTCGCCGTGCTGCTCTTCCCCGCCGAGATCTACATGTGGATTCGTATCGGCCACTTCTTCCGCGCCTGGTCGAAGTTCTTCTCGCGCAAGCAGGTCGACAACTGGGCCGAGCAGGCGAAGGCCGAGCGCGGCTCGGGTAACGCCCACCTCGCCCCGATCCTCTTCGCCGTCGCCTTCATCGCCGCGCTCGTCGCGCTCTGGCTCATCCTCCCCGTGATGGTGCAGTCGACGATCCTCTGGATCGGCTGGCCCGTCGTCGGTGCGATCACGATCCTCCAGACGCTCACCATGTTCGGCTCGCTCGTGCGCCGCCACCACGGGTACAAGGTGTGA
- a CDS encoding thymidine kinase, with protein MAKLYFRYGAMNSGKSTALLQAAFNYEERGHEVLLAKPSVDTKGAEAIVSRLGVERPVDFVFRPGDDAYALFQRHRRERIDATTRDVSCLLVDEAQFLNDEQVDDLLRVALLENIPVMAYGIRTDFQTVAFPGSRRLLEVAHSLEELKTICRCGRKAMFNGRLVDGRFVFDGSQVAIDGESVTYESLCGACYLQESAGELAPPR; from the coding sequence ATGGCGAAGCTGTATTTCCGCTACGGAGCGATGAACTCCGGCAAGAGCACGGCGCTGCTGCAGGCGGCGTTCAACTATGAGGAGCGCGGGCACGAGGTGCTCCTCGCGAAGCCCTCGGTCGACACCAAGGGCGCCGAGGCGATCGTCTCCCGCCTCGGCGTCGAGAGGCCCGTCGACTTCGTCTTCCGTCCCGGCGACGACGCCTACGCGCTCTTCCAGCGCCACCGGCGCGAGCGCATCGATGCGACGACCCGCGACGTCAGTTGCCTCCTCGTCGACGAGGCGCAGTTCCTGAACGACGAACAGGTCGACGACCTCCTCCGTGTCGCCCTCCTCGAGAACATTCCTGTCATGGCATACGGAATCCGCACCGACTTCCAGACGGTCGCGTTCCCGGGCTCGCGTCGCCTCCTCGAGGTCGCACATTCGCTCGAAGAGCTCAAGACGATCTGCCGGTGCGGGCGGAAGGCGATGTTCAACGGCCGCCTCGTCGACGGACGCTTCGTGTTCGACGGATCGCAGGTCGCGATCGACGGCGAATCGGTCACGTACGAGTCGTTGTGCGGAGCCTGTTACCTGCAGGAATCCGCGGGAGAACTGGCGCCGCCGCGCTGA
- a CDS encoding sensor histidine kinase, whose translation MTIGLPQHLARQTLSGAIAMGSGAAAFVSLGAAGLIAIVLAAAGDVSALVALLVVIVMAILLTLLVRTRTVAAASVYLVAGSVGVFIFTLEVLGAPGGYSDTSNLLVGLPHIALLLGGGTAAGAGAGLAWVGAGFGGGLIAAICAAEMAGAAVRPNTPVLLALGLIVIVLVFDGFTRGDAHQSDHALQRARREARELDIRRDYELRATARLHDTALSHLLAIASSPLGPLDAALRSAVERDVAFLVEREWFRPAGGSGPASMQRAVLGETVARSATRGVRVTVSGDASALGDLDPEAAAAIVDAVDQSLANVARHAGVDAAEIVVAEIGGRLTVAVVDAGRGFDTETVAHDRLGLRASIIGLVSAVGGDVRIWSTPGAGTTILLSVPLGVRATGEEAP comes from the coding sequence ATGACGATCGGACTTCCTCAGCACCTCGCCCGGCAGACGCTGAGCGGAGCGATCGCGATGGGCAGCGGTGCCGCGGCCTTCGTCTCGCTCGGCGCGGCGGGCCTCATCGCGATCGTGCTCGCGGCGGCGGGTGACGTCTCCGCGCTCGTCGCGCTCCTCGTCGTGATCGTCATGGCCATCCTCCTCACGCTGCTCGTCCGCACGCGCACCGTCGCTGCGGCGAGCGTCTACCTCGTCGCGGGATCGGTCGGCGTCTTCATCTTCACGCTCGAGGTGCTCGGCGCGCCGGGCGGATACTCCGACACGAGCAACCTCCTCGTCGGCCTGCCGCATATCGCGCTCCTCCTCGGCGGGGGCACGGCCGCGGGCGCGGGAGCGGGCCTCGCCTGGGTGGGAGCAGGGTTCGGCGGCGGTCTCATCGCGGCGATCTGCGCGGCCGAGATGGCGGGCGCGGCGGTCCGCCCGAACACTCCCGTCCTTCTCGCACTCGGTCTCATCGTCATCGTGCTCGTGTTCGACGGCTTCACGCGCGGCGATGCGCACCAGAGCGACCATGCGTTGCAGCGCGCGCGGCGCGAGGCGCGCGAGCTCGACATCCGTCGGGACTACGAACTGCGCGCGACCGCCCGACTCCACGACACGGCGCTCAGTCACCTCCTCGCGATCGCCTCGTCGCCCCTCGGGCCGCTCGACGCCGCGCTCCGCAGCGCTGTCGAGAGAGACGTCGCGTTCCTCGTCGAACGCGAGTGGTTCCGCCCCGCGGGCGGCTCGGGGCCCGCTTCGATGCAGCGGGCCGTCCTCGGCGAGACGGTCGCGCGGTCGGCGACACGTGGCGTGCGCGTCACGGTCTCGGGTGACGCGTCGGCACTCGGCGACCTCGATCCGGAGGCAGCGGCGGCGATCGTCGATGCCGTCGACCAGAGCCTCGCGAACGTCGCCCGGCACGCGGGCGTCGACGCGGCCGAGATCGTCGTCGCTGAGATCGGAGGGCGGCTGACCGTCGCCGTCGTCGATGCGGGGCGAGGGTTCGACACCGAGACGGTCGCCCACGATCGACTCGGGCTGCGGGCATCCATCATCGGTCTGGTCTCCGCTGTCGGCGGCGACGTGCGGATCTGGTCGACCCCGGGCGCGGGGACGACGATCCTCCTCTCGGTCCCGCTCGGCGTGCGGGCGACAGGGGAGGAGGCACCATGA
- a CDS encoding Rv2578c family radical SAM protein gives MRWSGQELGVDDPNALPGLVRLNNLVRTVRTPEFAGITFHEVLAKTALNRVPGQSAMPFEWTINPYRGCSHACTYCFARPTHEYLDLDGGDDFDRQIIVKVNVADVVRKEVARPSWQRHAVALGTNTDPYQRAEGRYALMPGIIDALAASGTPLSILTKGTLLRRDLPRLSALRDVIPIDLALSIAIYDDELQQSIEPGTPSTAARLATVTAVREAGFDCSVFLMPVLPYLTDSIAHLDEAVGRARAAGATSIAHTALHLGPGVKEWFLAWLGREHPELLPKYRSMYYGRNRSAPLDYRRWLSERMRPILRAHGIERTRTSPVTGGVRSQAALDPAALF, from the coding sequence ATGCGGTGGAGCGGGCAGGAACTCGGTGTCGACGACCCCAACGCGCTGCCCGGCCTCGTCCGGCTGAACAACCTCGTGCGCACCGTGCGCACGCCCGAGTTCGCGGGCATCACGTTCCACGAGGTGCTTGCGAAGACGGCGCTCAACCGGGTGCCCGGGCAGAGCGCGATGCCGTTCGAGTGGACGATCAACCCGTACCGCGGCTGCTCGCACGCGTGCACGTACTGCTTCGCCCGGCCCACCCATGAGTACCTCGATCTCGACGGCGGGGACGACTTCGATCGGCAGATCATCGTCAAGGTCAACGTCGCCGACGTCGTGCGCAAGGAGGTCGCGCGCCCGTCGTGGCAACGGCACGCGGTGGCGCTCGGCACGAACACCGACCCGTACCAGCGCGCCGAGGGTCGCTACGCACTCATGCCCGGCATCATCGACGCGCTCGCGGCGAGCGGCACACCGCTCAGCATCCTGACGAAGGGCACGTTGCTGCGGCGCGATCTGCCGCGGTTGTCCGCGCTCCGTGACGTCATCCCCATCGACCTCGCCCTCTCCATCGCGATCTACGACGACGAGCTGCAGCAGTCGATCGAGCCGGGCACCCCGTCGACGGCGGCGCGGCTCGCGACGGTGACGGCCGTCCGCGAGGCGGGCTTCGACTGCTCCGTGTTCCTCATGCCCGTGCTGCCGTACCTCACCGACTCGATCGCGCACCTCGACGAGGCCGTCGGTCGCGCTCGTGCCGCCGGGGCGACGAGTATCGCGCATACGGCGCTCCACCTCGGCCCCGGCGTCAAGGAGTGGTTCCTCGCCTGGCTCGGGCGCGAGCACCCCGAGCTGCTGCCGAAGTACCGGTCGATGTACTACGGCCGCAACCGTTCGGCGCCGCTCGACTACCGGCGCTGGCTCTCCGAGCGCATGCGTCCGATCCTGCGTGCGCACGGGATCGAGCGCACGCGCACGTCACCCGTGACGGGCGGAGTGCGCTCGCAGGCGGCCCTCGACCCTGCCGCGCTCTTCTGA
- a CDS encoding response regulator transcription factor, with protein MNSDERIRVAILDDHELILDGISSWIDSHAPEFEIVLRARSWIELVTSDDFPTPLVLMDYQLADSVSIEARIRTCRAAGARVVVVSALDSRESRQRALDAGAAAFVSKTLPVAVLVDEARAVMDLPSNGSIAVGEQRPSPAETSAPRRPADPRLSASEEHALRLYVQGHSTVAVARAMGVSFETAKTYLRRVREKYARVGRPASRKAELMRRAAEDGYLE; from the coding sequence ATGAACTCCGATGAACGCATTCGGGTCGCCATCCTCGACGATCACGAACTCATCCTCGACGGTATCTCGAGCTGGATCGACAGCCACGCGCCGGAGTTCGAGATCGTCCTCCGTGCGCGGTCGTGGATCGAGCTCGTCACGAGCGATGACTTCCCCACGCCCCTCGTGCTCATGGACTACCAACTCGCCGACTCGGTGTCGATCGAGGCGCGCATCCGCACCTGTCGGGCGGCCGGGGCACGAGTCGTCGTCGTGAGCGCCCTCGACTCGCGTGAATCGCGGCAGCGCGCACTCGACGCGGGTGCCGCCGCGTTCGTCTCGAAGACGCTCCCTGTGGCGGTGCTCGTCGACGAGGCGCGTGCCGTGATGGACCTTCCGTCGAACGGATCGATCGCGGTGGGGGAGCAGCGCCCCTCGCCCGCCGAGACCTCCGCCCCGCGGCGCCCGGCCGACCCGCGCCTGAGCGCCTCCGAGGAGCACGCTCTGCGCCTCTACGTGCAGGGCCACAGCACCGTGGCGGTCGCGCGTGCGATGGGAGTCAGTTTCGAGACGGCCAAGACGTACTTGCGACGCGTTCGCGAGAAGTACGCTCGGGTAGGGAGGCCGGCGAGCCGGAAGGCCGAGCTCATGCGCCGCGCCGCAGAGGACGGATACCTGGAGTAG
- a CDS encoding response regulator transcription factor: MVSERRTAVIIEDDADIRHLLETVLEQAGFSTVATGNGLDGIAAVRAYDPVITTLDVSMPGIDGFETAKRIRTFSQTYIVMLSARSEEIDTLQGLEAGADDYLTKPFRPRELRARIEAMLRRPRAVPTDAGETAPVAAAAPAAPVAPAVPEPVAAREPVAPAAPAEAAAQPVETQLYTGDGSGPWLEHRGLRLSPEERVLVIDGHEINLTRSEFDLLEALMTSRRRVRSKADLALLLRGESYVTSHFVSEADKRAVEVHLANLRRKIGDNSSQPEFIETVRGIGYRMTAVEES; encoded by the coding sequence GTGGTATCTGAACGTCGAACTGCCGTCATCATCGAGGACGACGCCGATATTCGTCATCTCCTCGAGACAGTCCTCGAGCAGGCCGGTTTCTCGACCGTCGCGACCGGCAACGGACTCGACGGCATCGCCGCGGTCCGCGCCTACGACCCCGTCATCACGACGCTCGACGTCAGCATGCCGGGGATCGACGGCTTCGAGACGGCCAAGCGCATCCGCACGTTCAGCCAGACCTACATCGTCATGCTCTCCGCACGCTCGGAGGAGATCGACACCCTCCAGGGCCTCGAGGCCGGCGCCGACGACTACCTGACGAAGCCCTTCCGGCCGCGCGAGCTCCGTGCCCGCATCGAGGCGATGCTCCGTCGCCCGCGCGCCGTTCCCACCGACGCGGGCGAGACCGCTCCCGTCGCAGCCGCCGCACCCGCAGCGCCTGTCGCGCCTGCCGTTCCGGAGCCTGTCGCCGCACGCGAGCCCGTGGCTCCCGCGGCACCAGCCGAAGCGGCTGCGCAGCCCGTCGAGACGCAGCTCTACACGGGCGACGGCAGCGGCCCGTGGCTCGAGCACCGCGGCCTCCGGCTCAGCCCCGAGGAGCGCGTGCTCGTCATCGACGGCCACGAGATCAACCTCACGCGCAGCGAGTTCGACCTGCTCGAAGCGCTCATGACCTCGCGGCGCCGTGTGCGCAGCAAGGCCGACCTCGCGCTGCTCCTCCGCGGAGAGAGCTACGTCACGAGTCACTTCGTGAGCGAAGCCGACAAGCGCGCCGTCGAGGTGCACCTCGCGAACCTCCGCCGCAAGATCGGCGACAACTCGAGCCAGCCCGAGTTCATCGAGACCGTGCGCGGCATCGGCTACCGGATGACGGCGGTCGAAGAGTCCTGA
- a CDS encoding malate:quinone oxidoreductase, whose product MSCPSSEAQAPLRIGSVPSPAATRLRLVQSEETVDVVLIGGGIMSATLGTLLSELEPEWSIRVYERLGEVAQESSNAWNNAGTGHAALCELNYMPEAPDGSVDAAKAISINEQFQISRQLWASLVQAGSLPDPSGFINATPHMTFVRGADNVAYLKRRYEALRDQPLFGGIEYTEDIDVIAEWAPLLAVKRNRKQKVAATRIVAGTDVDFGALTRMLFDTISDRGAIVEKNHHVTALKRRADGTWRLKLRHTVGGTPKQIDAKFVFVGAGGGALALLQHSGIPEIRGYGGFPISGQFLRTTNPAIVAQHRAKVYGKAAVGAPPMSVPHLDTRIVDGETAVLFGPYAGFTPKFLKSSTWFDLPFSVRWHNIGPMLQVAVRNLDLMKYLIGEVVASREKKMKALRQFMPTAKTDDWELITAGQRVQVMKKDPEKGGVLQFGTEVITGADGTIAGLLGASPGASTAAPIMLDVLSRCFPDRYAGWLPRLRELIPAYGTKLNDDPEAARASLDATAAALKLPAGS is encoded by the coding sequence ATGTCGTGCCCCTCAAGCGAGGCTCAAGCGCCCCTCAGGATCGGCTCAGTTCCTTCCCCTGCCGCGACTAGACTGAGGCTCGTGCAATCCGAGGAGACAGTCGACGTCGTTCTGATCGGCGGCGGAATCATGAGTGCGACCCTCGGCACCCTTCTCTCAGAGCTCGAACCCGAGTGGTCCATCCGGGTCTACGAGCGCCTCGGAGAGGTTGCCCAGGAGAGTTCGAACGCGTGGAACAACGCTGGTACGGGGCATGCCGCCCTGTGTGAGCTGAACTACATGCCCGAGGCCCCCGACGGCAGCGTCGACGCGGCCAAGGCGATCTCGATCAACGAGCAGTTCCAGATCAGTCGTCAGCTCTGGGCGTCGCTCGTCCAGGCGGGCTCCCTCCCCGACCCGTCGGGCTTCATCAATGCGACCCCGCACATGACCTTCGTCCGCGGAGCCGACAACGTCGCCTATCTCAAGCGACGCTATGAGGCCCTTCGCGATCAGCCCCTGTTCGGCGGCATCGAGTACACGGAAGACATCGACGTCATCGCCGAGTGGGCGCCGCTCCTCGCGGTCAAGCGCAATCGCAAGCAGAAGGTCGCGGCGACGCGCATCGTCGCCGGCACCGACGTCGACTTCGGCGCGCTCACCCGCATGCTGTTCGACACCATCAGCGACCGCGGTGCGATCGTCGAGAAGAACCACCACGTCACCGCGCTCAAGCGGCGCGCCGACGGCACGTGGCGTCTGAAGCTCCGCCACACCGTCGGAGGCACCCCCAAGCAGATCGACGCCAAGTTCGTCTTCGTCGGCGCGGGCGGTGGCGCACTCGCGCTCCTGCAGCACTCGGGAATCCCCGAGATCCGCGGCTACGGCGGCTTCCCCATCTCGGGGCAGTTCCTGCGGACCACGAACCCCGCGATCGTCGCCCAGCACCGCGCCAAGGTCTACGGCAAGGCCGCCGTCGGCGCACCCCCGATGTCGGTGCCCCACCTCGACACGCGCATCGTCGACGGAGAGACCGCCGTGTTGTTCGGTCCGTACGCGGGCTTCACGCCCAAGTTCCTCAAGTCGTCGACGTGGTTCGACCTGCCGTTCTCGGTGCGCTGGCACAACATCGGCCCGATGCTGCAGGTCGCCGTTCGCAACCTCGACCTCATGAAGTACCTCATCGGCGAGGTCGTCGCGTCGCGCGAGAAGAAGATGAAGGCCCTGCGTCAGTTCATGCCGACGGCGAAGACCGATGACTGGGAGCTCATCACGGCCGGTCAGCGGGTACAGGTCATGAAGAAGGACCCTGAGAAGGGCGGCGTGCTGCAGTTCGGCACGGAGGTCATCACGGGCGCGGACGGCACGATCGCCGGGCTCCTCGGTGCGTCTCCGGGTGCCTCGACCGCGGCGCCGATCATGCTCGACGTGCTCTCGAGGTGCTTCCCCGACCGCTATGCGGGATGGCTCCCGCGGCTGCGCGAACTCATCCCCGCCTACGGCACGAAGCTCAACGACGACCCCGAGGCGGCGCGTGCGTCGCTCGACGCGACGGCCGCCGCGCTCAAGCTGCCCGCAGGCTCCTGA